In Chengkuizengella sediminis, one DNA window encodes the following:
- a CDS encoding nucleoside triphosphate pyrophosphohydrolase family protein, whose product MDFNEYQMKAMRTAAGSDSEKLLLNTALGLCGESGEVADHLKKHIFQGHELDRKKLEKELGDVLWYLAAGAEALGISLEEIAKGNITKLEKRYPNGFECEKSINRVE is encoded by the coding sequence ATGGATTTTAATGAATATCAAATGAAAGCAATGCGAACTGCAGCAGGATCTGATTCAGAAAAATTGTTATTGAATACCGCTTTGGGGTTATGTGGTGAAAGTGGGGAGGTTGCAGATCATTTAAAGAAACATATTTTTCAGGGTCATGAACTTGATAGAAAGAAGTTAGAAAAGGAACTGGGTGATGTTTTGTGGTATTTAGCTGCAGGAGCAGAAGCTTTAGGGATTTCATTGGAAGAAATCGCAAAAGGGAATATAACAAAACTAGAAAAGAGGTATCCAAACGGTTTTGAGTGTGAGAAGAGTATAAATCGAGTTGAATAG
- a CDS encoding DUF2905 family protein: protein MNPVAKILIIIGAALILVGVVWQVGGRFLQLGKLPGDIFIEKENFKFYFPITTCILISVAVSLIFYIIRLLK, encoded by the coding sequence GTGAACCCAGTAGCAAAAATATTGATTATAATTGGTGCGGCTCTTATATTGGTAGGAGTTGTATGGCAAGTTGGTGGACGATTTCTGCAATTAGGAAAACTCCCAGGTGATATCTTTATAGAGAAAGAAAACTTTAAATTTTACTTTCCTATTACAACTTGTATCTTAATCAGTGTAGCGGTTTCTTTAATTTTTTATATCATACGTTTGTTAAAGTAA
- a CDS encoding TSUP family transporter, translated as MHFSIEVIIILFFVAILAGWVDTIAGGGGLLTIPAMMLAGLPPATAVATNKLQGSSGTFIATMFFIKKGSIDLKEIRLSIFMTFLGAVIGGWFMLQIRAEYLEMILPFLLVFIGLYFLFSPNIENKDRKMKMRLSLFSFTVAPLLGLYDGFFGPGTGSLMALSFIALCGYGASKATAHAKILNFTSNIAALLYFVIFGQIAWVVGIIMMFGQIIGSLIGARMVLEKGASLIKPVVITVCFFMAIQVIWKNFG; from the coding sequence ATGCATTTTAGTATAGAAGTCATTATCATATTATTTTTTGTGGCTATCCTCGCAGGGTGGGTGGATACCATTGCTGGTGGAGGAGGATTGCTTACTATACCGGCGATGATGTTGGCTGGTTTGCCCCCTGCAACGGCAGTAGCAACCAATAAACTTCAAGGTAGCAGCGGCACATTCATTGCTACGATGTTTTTCATAAAAAAGGGGTCTATAGATCTTAAAGAGATAAGGTTGTCAATTTTTATGACTTTTTTGGGAGCTGTCATTGGCGGCTGGTTTATGCTGCAAATACGTGCAGAATATCTCGAAATGATATTACCTTTTTTACTTGTTTTTATTGGGCTTTATTTTTTATTTTCACCAAATATAGAAAATAAAGATCGAAAAATGAAAATGAGATTATCGCTTTTTTCATTTACGGTAGCCCCTCTTCTTGGTTTATATGATGGTTTTTTTGGTCCAGGTACTGGTAGCCTAATGGCATTGTCGTTTATTGCGTTATGTGGGTATGGTGCTTCAAAAGCAACTGCTCATGCTAAAATATTGAACTTTACAAGTAATATTGCTGCTTTATTATACTTTGTAATATTCGGTCAAATTGCTTGGGTTGTTGGAATCATTATGATGTTTGGTCAAATCATAGGTTCATTAATTGGAGCGAGGATGGTATTAGAAAAAGGAGCTTCATTAATAAAACCAGTCGTGATTACTGTATGTTTTTTCATGGCCATCCAAGTTATTTGGAAAAATTTTGGATAG
- a CDS encoding YpdA family putative bacillithiol disulfide reductase yields the protein MEQVIIIGAGPCGLSAACELQKYNIHPLIIDKGCVVNSIYHFPTFMQFFSTPELIEIGDVPFTTIKDKPSRHEGLNYYRLIAERKKLRIQTYEKVTTVINHEDYFSVSTEDRNGKHHQYEAKNVVIATGYYDNPNLLNIPGENLSKVSHYFKEAHPYQGRKVAVIGLKNSAVDAAMELQRCRAEVTVIHRQDYISDSVKKWVRPLFESLIEKGKINMLWNSEVKEIKEQSIVIEQDGTIHEYENDFVFAMTGYHPDHLFIESMGVKFNKGTGAPTFSEDTMETNVKGLYVAGVLAAGNNANAIFIENGRFHGKVIAKDIFERRN from the coding sequence ATGGAACAAGTCATCATTATTGGCGCAGGTCCTTGTGGATTATCTGCTGCATGTGAGTTGCAGAAATATAATATACATCCCTTAATTATAGATAAAGGCTGTGTAGTGAATTCCATTTATCATTTTCCTACTTTTATGCAGTTTTTTAGTACACCTGAATTAATAGAAATAGGTGATGTTCCTTTTACAACCATTAAAGACAAACCCAGTCGGCACGAAGGATTGAACTACTATCGTTTGATCGCTGAAAGGAAAAAACTAAGGATTCAAACTTATGAAAAAGTGACAACAGTAATAAATCATGAGGATTATTTTAGTGTTTCAACGGAAGATCGTAATGGTAAACACCATCAGTATGAAGCGAAAAATGTAGTTATTGCAACAGGTTATTATGACAATCCGAATCTATTAAATATACCAGGTGAGAATTTATCAAAAGTAAGCCATTATTTCAAAGAAGCCCATCCTTATCAAGGTAGAAAAGTTGCTGTCATAGGTTTAAAAAATTCAGCTGTTGATGCTGCGATGGAGCTCCAAAGATGTCGAGCAGAAGTAACTGTTATTCATAGGCAAGATTATATATCAGACAGTGTAAAAAAGTGGGTACGCCCTTTGTTTGAAAGCTTAATCGAAAAAGGAAAAATAAACATGCTTTGGAATTCAGAAGTGAAAGAGATAAAAGAACAGTCTATTGTGATAGAGCAGGATGGTACTATTCATGAATATGAAAATGATTTTGTTTTTGCGATGACAGGATATCATCCAGATCATTTATTTATTGAGTCGATGGGTGTGAAATTTAATAAAGGAACAGGAGCACCAACGTTTAGTGAGGATACGATGGAAACGAATGTCAAAGGTTTGTATGTTGCTGGTGTTTTAGCAGCAGGTAATAATGCTAATGCCATTTTTATAGAGAATGGGCGATTTCATGGTAAGGTCATTGCTAAAGATATTTTTGAACGAAGGAATTGA